In Archangium primigenium, the sequence TTGAGGTTTCCGAAAAGATGTTAGAAATTTTGATAAAAGAATACAACAGCGGACAAGAAACGGACAACAGCGGACAGCTAAACGAAATCCCTGTTGATTACGATATCGTTGAGGGTTTTAGTACGGAGGAATACCAAGAATTTCAAAAACGTTTAATTGAGTACCCTGTATTAAAACAAGAACTTGAGTATCATAAAAAATCCGCTGAAAGCCACCAACGACAAATGGAAAAAATATTGTCTATCATGCAGGAACGTAATTTATTAGAGGCTTCAAATAATCCTAATTTTTTAAAAAAGTAAATCAATAAAATGTCTAATAATGTAGATAATATCAAAAATAAAATTATTTCTTCAGGTAAATATGATGTCTTTTTTGCCGAATATAAAGAAGTAGCCAATCTAATTAATATGATAGGTTTTCTTAGAGAAAAAAGTTTCAACCAAATAGGTTCAGGAACTGGAAGATATATAGATATTGACAAGTATGACAAACATTATCGTCACGTTATTTTATGGGATAATGAAAAAAGGAATATTGCTGGGTCTTTTCGTGTTGGCTTAGGTGGTTCTATATTGAAAAATATCGGATTCAATGGTTTTTATATTAGTAGTTTATTCGATTTTGATTTTGAAATTCAATCTAAATTTGATAAAGCAATTGAAATTAGTCGTTTCTTTATAGTGAAAGAATACCAAAAAAAGACATACCCTTTATTTTTGTTACTTGAAAGTATTAAAATAATATTTAATCAAAATATACATTATGAATATTTAATAGGTTCTTTAAGTCTATCCAATAATTCATCTGATATTAGTAAAATAGAAACCATTGAATATTTTAAAAAAAACCATTTTAATCGAAAAATTGGTAAATACATTCATCCAAAAAAGCAATTATCTTATTCATTAAATAGACTTGATAATAAAAACATTCATTTACCTCCCTTAATTAAGATAGCTTTAAAAAACGAAGGTCAAGTTCTTGGTTTTAATGTAGATACTTATTTTAATAATACTATAGATTGTCTTATTCTGCTTAATTTCAGTAAAAAAACAAAAGTAACTAAAAAATAGTTACTTTTTTATTATATTTGCTTATGAGTAAAATTGAAAAACTAATCGAGAAATTTAAAAGTAATCCTAAAGATTTAACTTGGGATGAATTAAAAAAGATATTGGCTTATTACGGTTTTACTGAAATAACAAAAAAAGGGAAAACAGGCGGGTCGAGAGTTAAATTTTCCGATACTGAAAATAGAATAATTAATTTACATAAACCGCACCCTAGTAACATTGTTAAGCAATATGTTATAAAACAAATTTTAGAAAAGTTATCATTATGGAAAATTATTTAAAACATAAAGATTATTACGGTTCTGTTGAATTTAGTGCTGATGATAATACATTATACGGTAAAATTATAGGTATAAATGATTTAGTTACTTATGAAGCGGAATCTGTAAATGAATTAAAAACTTCATTTAAAGAAGCTGTCGAAGATTATTTAGAGACTTGTAAAGAATTAAAAAAAGAACCTAATAAATTTTACAAAGGCATTTTTAATGTTCGTACTTCTTCTAGAGTTCACGCCTATTTAGCAATTTTAGCTGAAAAAAAGCAAATGAAACTTAATGAAGTAGTAAATAAAGCTTTTGATTTTTTGATGAATCATGAAGATATGGTTATTACTAAAAATGTTGATTGATTTTTTCAAAATCAAAGGTTTTTTTAGAATAGGCAAAACCACAAGTGTATAATTTGTACCCAAAAAACAAAAAGGTAGTGTAATATCTAAAATCAATAAAAATGATAAATACACGAAAAAAACACCTGTTTTAAGTCAATAAAATGAGCTTTTTAGATTTACTCTATTAGTTTTGGTAGTGTAATATCTAAAAAAATAAAATATAATTTGT encodes:
- a CDS encoding helix-turn-helix transcriptional regulator, which encodes MSYSTKDIAKILGVTDRTVRRYLKSFISFDNKGIEVSEKMLEILIKEYNSGQETDNSGQLNEIPVDYDIVEGFSTEEYQEFQKRLIEYPVLKQELEYHKKSAESHQRQMEKILSIMQERNLLEASNNPNFLKK
- a CDS encoding GNAT family N-acetyltransferase, encoding MSNNVDNIKNKIISSGKYDVFFAEYKEVANLINMIGFLREKSFNQIGSGTGRYIDIDKYDKHYRHVILWDNEKRNIAGSFRVGLGGSILKNIGFNGFYISSLFDFDFEIQSKFDKAIEISRFFIVKEYQKKTYPLFLLLESIKIIFNQNIHYEYLIGSLSLSNNSSDISKIETIEYFKKNHFNRKIGKYIHPKKQLSYSLNRLDNKNIHLPPLIKIALKNEGQVLGFNVDTYFNNTIDCLILLNFSKKTKVTKK
- a CDS encoding type II toxin-antitoxin system HicA family toxin; this translates as MSKIEKLIEKFKSNPKDLTWDELKKILAYYGFTEITKKGKTGGSRVKFSDTENRIINLHKPHPSNIVKQYVIKQILEKLSLWKII
- a CDS encoding type II toxin-antitoxin system HicB family antitoxin is translated as MENYLKHKDYYGSVEFSADDNTLYGKIIGINDLVTYEAESVNELKTSFKEAVEDYLETCKELKKEPNKFYKGIFNVRTSSRVHAYLAILAEKKQMKLNEVVNKAFDFLMNHEDMVITKNVD